A single region of the Triticum dicoccoides isolate Atlit2015 ecotype Zavitan chromosome 2B, WEW_v2.0, whole genome shotgun sequence genome encodes:
- the LOC119365881 gene encoding cell division protein FtsZ homolog 1, chloroplastic-like: protein MAPSTSSASALLHVPGLPPRGPHRGGCRNQPRRPRHAAVRCSFAFAPVETARIKVVGVGGGGNNAVNRMIGSGLQGIEFYAINTDSQALVNSQAQHPLQIGEQLTRGLGTGGNPNLGEQAAEESKEVIANALRDSDLVFITAGMGGGTGSGAAPVVAQIAKEAGYLTVGVVTYPFSFEGRKRSLQALEALEKLERSVDTLIVIPNDRLLDIADENMPLQDAFLLADDVLRQGVQGISDIITIPGLVNVDFADVKAVMKNSGTAMLGVGVSSSKNRAQEAAEQATLAPLIGSSIEAATGVVYNITGGKDITLQEVNKVSQIVTSLADPSANIIFGAVVDDRYNGEIHVTIIATGFPQSFQKSLLADPKGARILEAKEKAASLATAAAVQQPVAAVPTWSRRLFS from the exons ATGGCGCCCTCCACCTCGtcggcctccgccctcctccacGTCCCTGGCCTGCCTCCCCGGGGACCCCACAGAGGCGGGTGCCGGAACCAGccgcggcggccgcgccatgcggcCGTGCGGTGCTCCTTCGCGTTCGCGCCCGTGGAGACGGCGAGGATAAAGGTCGTCGGCGTAGGTGGCGGCGGCAACAACGCCGTCAACCGCATGATCGGCAGCGGCCTCCAG GGTATCGAGTTTTATGCTATAAACACAGATTCCCAGGCTCTTGTGAATTCGCAGGCGCAACATCCGCTACAAATTGGAGAGCAATTGACTCGTGGACTGG GTACTGGTGGAAATCCTAATTTGGGAGAACAAGCTGCCGAGGAATCAAAGGAAGTGATAGCCAATGCCCTCCGAGATTCTGATCTTGTCTTCATAACAGCTGGGATGGGAGGGGGTACTGGCTCCGGTGCTGCTCCAGTTGTTGCCCAGATAGCAAAGGAAGCCGGTTATCTTACTGTCGGTGTTGTCACCTACCCATTCAGCTTTGAAGGACGCAAGCGCTCTCTACAG GCACTCGAAGCATTGGAGAAGCTGGAAAGAAGTGTTGACACTCTGATTGTGATCCCAAATGATCGGTTGTTAGATATTGCTGATGAGAATATGCCCTTGCAAGACGCGTTTCTCCTTGCAGATGATGTCCTTCGACAGGGTGTCCAAGGAATATCAGACATTATCACG ATACCTGGGCTCGTGAATGTTGATTTTGCTGATGTGAAAGCTGTGATGAAAAATTCTGGAACTGCCATGCTTGGAGTTGGTGTTTCTTCCAGCAAAAACCGTGCCCAAGAAGCTGCTGAGCAGGCAACTCTTGCCCCTTTGATAGGGTCATCCATTGAGGCAGCTACTGGTGTTGTGTACAACATCACTGGCGGGAAGGACATCACTTTACAAGAAGTGAACAAGGTCTCTCAG ATCGTGACAAGCTTGGCTGATCCCTCGGCCAACATAATTTTCGGAGCTGTGGTCGACGACCGTTATAATGGCGAGATCCACGTGACCATCATCGCAACAGGATTTCCGCAGTCCTTCCAGAAGTCCCTTCTGGCTGATCCCAAGGGAGCACGGATACTGGAGGCGAAAGAAAAAGCGGCTAGCCTCGCAACAGCTGCTGCGGTGCAACAACCGGTGGCCGCCGTCCCGACATGGTCCCGGAGGCTCTTCTCCTGA